The Oceanisphaera avium genome includes a region encoding these proteins:
- a CDS encoding 3-deoxy-7-phosphoheptulonate synthase: MQKDPLNNINIRSEKIMITPAELKAKLPVSQPALDFIAGARQTLSNIIQRKDHRLLVVCGPCSIHDIDAAKEYATRLKKLHDQYSDTLYIVMRVYFEKPRTTVGWKGFINDPHLDGSFDIEYGLHQARELLCWLAELELPLATEALDPISPQYLAELFSWSAIGARTTESQTHREMASGLSMPVGFKNGTDGNLGTAINALKAAAESHAFMGINQQGQVALLVTQGNPDGHVILRGGKQPNYDSVNISLAEKAMTNANLVPNLVVDCSHGNSNKDYSLQPLVTENVMRQIQEGNQSILGVMLESHLFEGNQSSEQNRADMQYGVSITDACIDWDTTADLLERCHQQLKAPLKARLG, translated from the coding sequence ATGCAAAAAGACCCCCTGAATAATATTAATATTCGCTCCGAGAAGATAATGATCACACCCGCAGAATTGAAAGCTAAGTTGCCGGTTTCCCAACCGGCATTGGACTTTATCGCCGGTGCACGCCAAACCCTGTCTAATATTATTCAGCGCAAAGACCATCGCTTGCTGGTGGTATGTGGGCCTTGCTCTATCCATGACATTGACGCGGCAAAAGAATATGCCACTCGCCTTAAAAAACTCCATGATCAATATAGCGATACGCTTTATATCGTGATGCGGGTGTACTTTGAAAAGCCGCGCACCACAGTAGGCTGGAAAGGCTTTATTAACGATCCTCACCTTGATGGCAGCTTTGATATTGAATATGGCCTACACCAAGCACGTGAGCTCTTATGCTGGTTAGCAGAATTAGAATTGCCGTTAGCCACTGAAGCGCTAGACCCTATAAGCCCGCAATACTTAGCCGAGCTATTTTCTTGGTCTGCTATAGGCGCGCGCACTACTGAGTCGCAAACGCACCGCGAGATGGCCTCGGGCTTATCAATGCCGGTAGGTTTTAAAAACGGCACCGATGGCAATTTGGGTACCGCCATTAATGCCTTAAAAGCCGCCGCCGAGTCTCATGCTTTTATGGGAATTAACCAACAAGGCCAAGTGGCGCTATTAGTGACCCAAGGCAACCCCGATGGCCATGTTATTTTGCGTGGCGGCAAGCAACCTAACTATGATTCGGTCAATATTAGCTTGGCAGAAAAAGCCATGACAAACGCAAATTTAGTGCCTAACTTAGTGGTGGATTGCAGCCATGGTAACTCTAATAAAGATTACAGCTTACAGCCGCTGGTCACTGAAAACGTGATGCGCCAAATTCAAGAAGGTAATCAATCAATTTTGGGCGTAATGCTAGAGTCACACTTATTTGAAGGTAATCAATCTAGCGAACAAAATCGTGCTGATATGCAATATGGCGTGTCTATTACCGATGCCTGTATCGACTGGGACACCACCGCCGACTTACTTGAGCGGTGCCACCAGCAACTGAAGGCGCCTTTAAAAGCTCGCTTGGGTTAA